From one Lycium ferocissimum isolate CSIRO_LF1 chromosome 7, AGI_CSIRO_Lferr_CH_V1, whole genome shotgun sequence genomic stretch:
- the LOC132062156 gene encoding uncharacterized protein LOC132062156: MDALTSHIQGEVPWCMMFADDIVLINESRGGVNARLEVWRQTLESKGFKLSRTKTEYLECKFSDVSQVEDEDVQLDTQVIPKKESFKYLSIIQRTGEIDDDVTHRIGAG; the protein is encoded by the coding sequence ATGGACGCTCTGACAAGCCACATTCAAGGAGAGGTACCGTGGTGCATGATGTTTGCAGATGACATTGTGCTTATTAACGAGTCGCGGGGCGGTGTTAACGCGAGACTGGAGGTTTGGCGACAGACTCTGGAATCGAAGGGTTTCAAGTTGAGCAGGACTAAGACAGAGTActtagagtgcaagttcagtgatgtGAGCCAAGTAGAGGACGAGGACGTGCAGCTGGATACTCAGGTCATcccgaagaaagaaagtttcaagtacCTGTCGATCATCCAAAGGACTGGCGAGATTGATGacgatgtcacacatcgtattggagcGGGATAG